Within Plasmodium vinckei vinckei genome assembly, chromosome: PVVCY_12, the genomic segment TATAAAAGTAGTAGCTTTTGTtgttattttgtatattcgGGATTAtctcatattttattacttttaaaaatgctcttttcattttttttaaagcaaTTCAGACGATGAGTATGTGTGAAAATGTAAAAGATGTTATATCATATTTGGCATTGTGTATGTCTaacgatttttttttatttctacaCTATTggattctttttttttcgaagATTTTTGTCTCATTGTGATTGTTAAGTGAAGTGGCTATTTGGtaatgtatgtatatatatacatgtattTTTTCCCTTACAACATTGTGTCAGTTACCATTTTATGTGTATCAAGTTCCCctatttatgcatatatatatacaatttttctttatatcgtattaatatatgtatgttgTATACCAATAGAGAGAGTATTCATGTTCTGCCATTCACACTCTCTCTATCTATATctatttatacataaagATATAGATAAGATAGtggtatttattatttttttatacaaacaTAAGAAATGAATGTATaaacaattattttatatccaTAAAAATGTCAAAGTATAATTTATTCagtcattatatatattgcaaGATAGCTAAAGTAtcatactttttttttttttttaataaatatattttgtggagtttcctttatttttcaacaaTTTTACTCATTAAAacgaaaatgaaaaaatatttaactGAAGTTTTTATTcgtatttataataaagggaaaacaacaaaaaaaaaatattttcaaatagtATGAAACTTCctatacataaattttattggGTGTATATATTGGGTTgaaaatgtagaaaaaaaaaaaaatatattttttttagcataTGAATACACagttttgtaaatattataatgtataaattttttatgttatttatttttaagggTAAATGGGAATAACCATAGTATTTCTTAAGTCTcgaaatttattattacagaaagtatatttaaaataatttatttgaataacGTATGTCtaagattttttttaataaaaatatgttagtACAAATAAATGTTTGATATATCTACGTCATATTGTTgtatatcaaaatatatgagCAATTAACATGTATAAAGTGACTATTTTTTGGGGGGGagtatatacaattttatatagcTCCTTTTATATAAGGATATGAAATATAGAGGGAGTTTTACAAAATGTcaaagtatatatttgttagtTATCCAtagtttaataaaaaagaatattctttaatattttgaaaagatatttttaatatatataagagaaggtatatgtttttacataattgAGGTATAATATTGAATGTCTTTCAATTTTGTTTCACATATAACAATAGTGATAAAtctgaaatatatatgtatatatatgcatgtatgtatatatactaatttggatgttttattattattatgtttacGCTTATCTTTTCCTATATGCGGATTTTTCTTCTCCTGGAAAATTGAGAAGagttaaatattaattcattaatttatactttttctatgttttttttcttgaAAATACAAGAATAAGGATTGAAgtatatgttatataataagatatgatatatatatatatatggaataaagtaaaaaatgtgcATATACTAATGTgtgaatttaataaataatttttttttccaatttttttgGCACGCATAGTATGTGTAAAGTTTTAATTCAgtttatgatatatttgaaagaaataaaataaataattgaataatatataattcttttatttaaaatattatttttattattttattttttatcttaaTTATTTGTCAGTTTGATTATATGGAggataaaatttaaaaggcgaatatattattggagatgtattttataaatttgatatttccttttttttttttgtaacaCTTTAATTAGTTcttttgataataaaaattgtcaTTCTATTGGAAAGGCATACATACgtacataaaaatggatgtaattataaatttaaagtAGGCGAAGTTGAaaagttttaaaattgCAAAAGGTGAAATACCTTCACACAATGTTTTGTCTTTacaatatgatatataaataaaatatgaaaaacaaaaaaaatgagtggactaattaaaaaatatgtaactAAATCaatgaaagaaataattactaataaaaataaaagagacataaaaaaagatgGTAATCAAACTAATCTTGAAGTGAAAACTgcaaataagaaaaataagggtgaaaatgttattaaaaaagattGTAAGATTGAGtcaaaagataaaataccaaatgatgtaaataataatttaatatataaaaaattacgAAAAAAGTTAGATAATTTAAACTATAATAAACCATTATGTGTAGGATGCACACCTTTAGTTCAAGCCGTTTTTGATGACTTGATACAAGCAatacaaaattttcaaaaaatttctgataaatatgaagatactagaaagaaatataaagacCTTTTATCtgagaataaaaaaaatggtttCCCTTCAAAAGAtctaaaaatggaaaaaggtaaaataatgattaaCATGTGTAGCAATACTAGTGGTTTTATAGAAATATttgtaattataattaaattgtgatgtatttatttttttttttttcagagGATATGGGCGGGAATAAAAGTCAAGCAGATAAATCAAATACTGAATTAGTGATAAAGGGatacgaaaaaaaagtagATAAACTTAAGAAACAATTAGaagaagaattaaaaatgaaagaatCATATATAgcagaaaataaaaaattaaaactttctttagaaatattagaaaaaaatacaaaggAATATTTAGATAATTCATCTGATTGTGGATCTGACAATAATTTCTcttcatttaataataaaacaaaatcgTTTGACGATTTTGAATtagaaaaggaaaaaaagaaaaaaaaacatatgaaTAATTACATGAACgaaagtaataataatataataaataaccATGTCTTATCATGGGGAAAAGAATTGtcttattataaaaaattatgtaaagaattaaaaatggaattaGAAAAAGCTAAAACAGACCCAGACACATTTTGTAGTGATAATACTAAAAATCAAGATatcgaaataaaaaatttaaaaaaaaaattaaacgAATATGAGATtgaaataaagaaaatgaatgaATTGAGGATGGTACATgatgaaaacaaaaaagaacaaaacACGAGAAGTGAATTTACGACAAATATAAGTAATGATAGTAAGGGTGAAAATTCCAAAGGTTCAAATGAGGGTcgtgaaaataatgaatggAAAATTGAGAATGATGGGGAAGTTAAAGATTTAgaaaaagttataaaacAGCGGGACaatgaaatatttcatttacaAAATCGAGTTGTTTTACTGGAAACCGAATTACAggtaaaaaatgaacagagcaataaatataaagaaaaacttaaaaatatgagtGAAACAGAATATAATAGACTAAATAATGAACTTAATAGTAGTGTTAGTACTGCTGATAGGAATGAGAATGAAACAtctgaaaataaatttatgagCAAGTCAGGTgaattttcatcatatagTTGTAATGAGATAACGAATTCAACTAATGTAGATGATTTGATGGGGGAAATAAAATCGAAAGATCCCAAAATGGaggaaatgaaaaaattaatagaaaagatgaaaaaagaattaaatgaagagaagaaaaaaagtaataaatatgaaagagaatataataaagaaaaagggGAAGTTAGTATATTAAAAGAGGagttaaaaattttagaaaaagaaattgaaaaaaagcGAACTGAATTTAATAtagacaaaaatataataaagaatttaaaattagaaTCAGatgaatttaataatataatttcatgttctaatgaaacaaaaaaacaattaactgattatattcataatatattaaatacattaagtgaatataatgataagatagatgaattaaaaaacagTAATATATTGCAGgatgaaaaaattcaaGTATATaagaaagaaataaaaaaattaaaagaggATTTAATAGATTCTAGTAATCAAATGGATGAATTTGCATCTCTTTTAGATAAAAAAGACGAGGTTATAGAAagctttaaaaataaattagagatattaaataaagaatatgcAGAATCaactataaaatttaatgaaatattaaaagagaataaaaatttacaacTTATGAATACATCACATAATGCTAATAGTAGTTTAGTTATTCAGCAATTACAACAAGAGattcaaattttaaatgttaCAAATAATCATTTACTAAAAGTTGAAGAAGattataaaatagtttTACAAGAAAAAACAATTGTTGAAGATGCAgcaataaaaattcaaactgaattaaaaaaatcagtagataaaataaaaaatttagaaacatatatacaaacaTTGTCTATTGAAATAgcaaatttaaaaacacAACGAGATGATTCATTAGATGCATTAACAAAAGTAGCTATAGACAAAACACAATATGAAAATGAGTTAATACAATGTAAAAGTATTATTgatgatttaaaaagaaaattaaatgaatatgaaaaaaatgttttatttgcacaaaataatattagtgAAATAAGTAAGatgaatattaaaaaagaacaagaagaaattattttaaaaaatgaaataaaatcattaagagaaaatttaaatgaaaaaactaTAAAGTTAGAACTTTTacaagaaaaagaaaatacaattgaacaaaataatattagcTACAATAAATTTCATTTAGAAGcacatacaaaatataattattatgagcagattatacataatttaaaaaaagaaatagatGAACTAAcgattaataataatgataatatagtTATAATAGAGAGATTAAAATCGGAGTTAAATAACCATGAAAAAATGGCTAGCTCACAGCGTCGTTATAATTATAGTAATGATCTTattaaaaatcaaaaaaaaaatataaaatctaTTTCTGGTAATAGTATTAATATTGATAGAgatgataaaattatggctattgaaaattacaaaaatattattagtaATACGAAAGGCGAATATGATAATCAAAGTAATGTGTCTAAACAAGGTAATTTACCATTTGAAGAAAAtagagaaataaaaaataaggaaataataaatgttaGTAATAATTTGGGAATAGAAGTTACATCATTTGGTGAAATTCCATTTGGTGATGCACAATTTGTTGAATTAAATTCTCCGAATCCATATCCTAAAGGggatgaagaagaagataTATATGACTACAATGATGgatttacaatttttttaaattcacataaaaaaaaagaagaaaatgtaaaaaatgatgaggCTATTGAAAGAAATATACATGTTAGTGGATACACAGAAgataattttatgaatttaaCAAATAACCAAATAGGaatagaagaaaatgatagaAATCAAactgaaaataaaagaacCAATCTTGATGATACCACAAAATCACaggaaaacaaaatattatacacaGATGATGAagattttatatataatgagtTTGAAGGaaatgaatttttaatgaaaaatgaatattcaaaagattttacaaatttttcaaattgtgaaattttaaattctgatacattatcatatatgaaaagagataataagaaaatgataacaaaaaaaaatgatataaaggATAAATCCAATAATAACATTGATAGTATAACTACAGAAAATGTCAATGCACAATCTGTATCACTATTAAAAGATATGACAGTATCgtctataaataatgtcaataataaaattgctAGTGAAGAAAACGAAGAGAAGGAACACGAACAAGAGTTCGTTGCCAGTGAATACTCATTTTCCTATTTGGAGAATAATGatgtttctttatttagtagttcaaaaataaagaaaatgtttAATCTTCGTtctacaaataatatgaaaaatcaTGAAGAGAAAAATGTAATTGATAAGACATATCCTAGAGAAAGAAATACAAATACattgaaaaaaagtaataatttaaacatttcaaatataaaaaatatatataaaagtagTGGAagggaaaataaaaaatatgatccGGAAATAAAAGATTCTTATGGAAATATGGTAtttgatataaatgataatacaCATTTTGATGAAgattatgataataaaaaaaatataataggaAATCCAAAGGAAGGGAAACTATCTGACCAAAGAATGTATTATGAACAAATTGAAATAGGAGAAGATATGgacaacaataataatagagaTATTTCTCCAGGGCAACCATCTCAATATGATGTAGatagtttaaaaaatggttTGAAAAATAGTGATATAAAGAGAAGAGATCATAGTGGGTCACTTCGATTTAGTGGTATGAGAGATATGAGTgatgacaaaaaaataaaccaTTTGATTGAacgaaaaaagaaaatggaaaaaagtaataaatataagaaaaagaGTAATAGTGTAAAAAACAAGGAgtgtaattttatttcacaaACTAGCTATGAAGCAAATAGTAATTCGAGTAGTGTATTGCTCGATTCGGTAAGTTCCGATTtttctaataatataagtaTTGACCAATATAATGATTCTAATAGTAAAAGAAGATCAGATaggaaaaatgaaatgaaTTATTCTAAACATAAACGCAgtgttaataatttgaaGAGGGAAGAAAGGAATGcgaatgaaataaataggagcaaaaatatatatgaaaattatgataaaataagtggtgaagaatataaaaatgataatggggatagaaaagaaaaagatatatCTTACAATAGTATAAATGACTATCCTTACcgatataaagaaaatgcaaaaaattataatagaGACGATGTTAGTGTAAATagttatacaaaaaattcaGGTCAAAGTCGAGCTAAAACAAAACAAGaactatataataaatatatggatgtattgaaaaatttaaaaagtgaAGAAATTGATGCATCTGTagatacaaataataatcgaACAATCGATTTAACAAACGATTTTACTAAAACACATGAAAATTCGACATCTATTTTATCATCAATGAAAACTTTACAAAAAGATAGCATATTTAGTAACTTGTCGAAATTTCGATTTAACGAAGAAATGCTCGATTATAATTGTGACCCCTTGGTAGTTATCAAACCGCTTGAAGAGTCAAATATGGAGGATAATTATtgaaagtgaaaaaaagtgaaaaatgcaaatacttttccttttcttttAGGATGGtatcatattaaaaaatgaataacctatattaatattaacatTATTATGGTATTTATTGTACCCATAGTTtgtgaatatattttttgtgtataaataattgtttGCACAGatgaaaattaaattagTTGAAGGGTTTTATTGTGTGCGAAATTATGAAGACacctatatatttacaaaattagaataattaatttggatcgatttatacatatagcGTTGGTATTTATCtacttttaatttttttaaaagttttttttgttatttttttatataatgaatttgatatatacaaaagTGTGTTGATAAATGTTTAAGTAGACTTaagctatatattttttattatattattttatatttttttattgcatTACTTTTATCTTCCTGTGCAATAGTATGTTGCcatatcaaaataatattttgcgTTTGAACAtgcatatgtatttataatattaatgatatatatatgcacgtatgtatattttttttgaaaaacaaactttttaaatgtaacaaatatatattctgtCAATTTgctttataaattaaaatttgataGTAAACCCAAATTTATAAGCACACACACCGATTTATTAGTTTCTCTCCATATATAGACATGATAAAATTTTGGTTTCTTTGTAAGTTCATTTTTGTAGATATCCATAAGGTAGTATAACAAATTGTATTGTCAATAATggtttatattaaaaggttaaggaaatatattttatgatttttcattttgaatattttttaaaataaaaattaaggTTATTTTATATCGTTATTTACAATGTTATagagaaaaaaaggaaaatgtAAGCACAAATATGTAGATCAGtaaactatatataatatcttATCAGTATAAAtcagatatatatttaaatgtatatataagtaCATTGAATGAAGGATACAACTAATTagttgaaaaatataataaagtaaataattatacaaaaaaacttatatttacaatatgCGGAGTTTTATAAAGTtgatacatatatacacacatgttaaaggataaaaatatatgtttttacaTAATACAATGAATAGCCATGGGCATAagcataataaaatataagaacACATTTATTAAAGATAACATACGTTTATTAGgatgtgtgtatatatgtatatttattgatggtatttttgtatgtatatatatccacGTTATCATGcgattataataaaatgctaaagataatataaatacacattaaaaataaataatggtTGTATTCAAACaataattgtatatataatatttatgaaatttaaaaaaataaataaaaacacgaaataaagaatattatgatataagactaaagaaataaaaagaaagtatatacatatgcataGTGTACATAAATGAgaagaaatgaaaaatttagCATATGATTTTATTTAGTATTTATGCACATACATTTGtgatatatacaaaaatatatgataaaaaaagggCAATAGtccaaaaatataataataaataaatgagaaaaacaggaaaaaaaaaatttaattaataagtTAATCTGATTTCATAACATCCCTTTGGCAAAGAGGGCATTGTCTTCTTTGTGATAGCCACTTTTTAGCACATTTAGTATGGAAATTGTGCGTACATCtaaattcaaaaatttcATCTTTTTCAACAAAATCAGATAAACAAATAGAACatgattcattttttaattttctatctggtgaatatttaaatgttGTAATTTCAGCTAAAAATGCTTTAGGAACtccttttttctttttaggTATATTTTGATGATATGGGAAGAAAAAGCAAAACCATATTATAGTAAAGAATACTCTAAATATgcatgataatataatagtCCATGAAATAAaccataaataataattctttGTATGTTTTCTTGTGACAACCATCACAACAGTTCCTGTTATAAaccataaataatttaataagcTAAATCTTTTGCTGAGTTTCCATCCCTTTGAGCTAGTAAGTCTTCGTAATCTGtttgagaaaaaaattatatatatgtatatatacatgtataATGATTGAATGAATTGGTATAGCAAAATAATTGACTCCTATTGAatcaattatattattgtagATATACAAATTGGCAAATCACTTTgtcaaaatgaatatataatttttatgttatgTTTCATTATAGTAATATTAGTTTCTTACGCTTCGATGTGCATCCTTTCGTTTTcaagtttatattttcttagtaataaatataagaaaaatcGGATTGGGGCTTGTAATAGTTGTAATATACTATTAATAACAATCCACCATCTTAATATATCGTTACATGAGCAATCATcccaataaataaataaatatgttaagTATGGAAATGATGTACTTATGCTTATAATAGCTGATATGAGGTTTATTCTTtcaataaaatacaaaGAGTCACTGGGTGCCGTAGTAATTATGTCCATTATTGGATCGGTATTGTTTTGCATCTCTTGATCAGATGCAGTCATATAATTGTTAacatactaaaaaaaaatatatataaacataatgTGGTGAATATCTACATTTCTAcaatgcatataaatatgtttatatgtcatatatgattatattttgttataaacactttatttctttatgcaaataatataaaaatatggcaaaaaaaatgtaggaaatgtttttttttgtcttatttatatgaaaaatataattgtttttaaGTTTGCTTGGTTTTTGATAATTGCTTACATTAgacacatttttatatattcctcCGAAATATGCATGAATGGTATTTCCTTCTTCTACCATTTTGTACGATATGCtttaatttaaaaggaAGTAAAAGTATTTATTTCAGGTActacaatttttttgatttataagaaaaataaaaaaatcaattaTAAAAAGGGAAGGATATTAataagatataaaaatgaagcaaattaaaaattttaattatgttatatatatatgaatagaAAATCCATTCTTAAACAAGTGTTTTTAAGGCACgaaacaaatattattactactatatatataatagtaataatattaaaataacaccaaaaaaatatttatatgaaaaaatgaattttcaATTGCctcaaaaaattaa encodes:
- a CDS encoding zinc finger protein, putative, producing the protein MVEEGNTIHAYFGGIYKNVSNYVNNYMTASDQEMQNNTDPIMDIITTAPSDSLYFIERINLISAIISISTSFPYLTYLFIYWDDCSCNDILRWWIVINSILQLLQAPIRFFLYLLLRKYKLENERMHIEALRRLTSSKGWKLSKRFSLLNYLWFITGTVVMVVTRKHTKNYYLWFISWTIILSCIFRVFFTIIWFCFFFPYHQNIPKKKKGVPKAFLAEITTFKYSPDRKLKNESCSICLSDFVEKDEIFEFRCTHNFHTKCAKKWLSQRRQCPLCQRDVMKSD